In Elusimicrobiota bacterium, the following are encoded in one genomic region:
- a CDS encoding glycoside hydrolase family 38 C-terminal domain-containing protein — protein MLISKKVINKIVQIEKRYSLLRYQKVCDVPAEIYETFEHFVMEPNGGKVLDWKPVSPGTRWGDSWKSAWFRGDIKLPDTCDGKKVFITAKTGGETLFIVDGMFKGVFDNNHQYVAMANPGVTSKIYHLAFEAYTGHPQVGCRPDEIKEVPSPGCRVFNGISVYLEREDVTAFVYDLRVLRQVAGVVEEHSLRRANLMRCLAKVFEIVFAMPEECDEHQWRPKLAYARDVMKPLLTAKNGDTTPFIGLIGHSHIDTAWLWPISETWRKCARTFSSVLNLMDQYPEFIFLQTAPYHVAVMKERYPKIYEAILSRVKEGRWEPNGAMWVEPDCNIPSGEAFIRQLLIGQTATREMFGYTSDTLWLPDVFGYSAALPQILQGCNVHYFCTTKMSWNDTTRFPYDTFRWRGIDGSEVITHLNHLHHGEGCIEGLSKRWNEVQHKDVQDRYLAPVGHGDGGGGPVAEDIEFARRITNLEGCPKTGYTTLSKFMNGVRDELKDLPAWSGELYLEFHRGTLTSISEVKKGNRKAEIALRNAEFVCTLAQLRGVKYPKEELTKLWKALLVNQFHDILPGSSIAKVNDEAVDAFKQIIHSAEGLAAQAMRVLSNTQEGEDDSGESVLVLNSLSWVRQGELCITTAKDGMYPDADTVNAQWVEDIEGKKKLAITGLNFPALGGRVVTFTKKRGQEQSVFKVENNKVETPYATITFDGIGRITSFIDKKSGREIVKPGGALNTLWLGEDIPDTYDNWDIDREQRLKMQVQDKLVKREVVSNGLVQLRIRSEYKLGDNSVLLQDMVFHAESAQVDFETQVDWKEKHKLLKAGFELDILADNAKHEIQYGYVERPVHENLQQDRARFEVCCHKWVDLSETGFGIAVINDSKYGVSVLGSDIRLSLLKSGRRPDPRGDEGRHVFTYALVPHACAFSVESVIRPAYELNVPVIEQRVTTKCSVLFDSIVKVKQNNVILESLKRAEDGDGFILRLYDAFKTGGLVNLKFNIPVSSVVETNMLEEKCVEHKVSPDGELSIYLKPFEIKTLRWGCKP, from the coding sequence ATGTTAATCAGCAAAAAGGTTATTAATAAAATTGTGCAGATAGAAAAAAGGTACTCGTTGCTGAGGTACCAAAAAGTTTGTGATGTACCGGCAGAGATATACGAAACATTTGAACACTTTGTGATGGAACCTAACGGCGGGAAAGTGCTTGACTGGAAACCTGTTAGTCCTGGTACCCGCTGGGGTGATAGCTGGAAGTCAGCGTGGTTCCGCGGTGATATCAAACTTCCGGATACATGTGACGGGAAAAAGGTGTTTATCACAGCAAAAACCGGTGGGGAAACGTTATTTATCGTTGATGGTATGTTCAAAGGCGTGTTTGATAATAACCATCAGTATGTTGCAATGGCGAATCCCGGGGTTACGTCTAAAATATACCATCTCGCGTTTGAAGCTTATACCGGGCATCCGCAGGTTGGGTGCCGTCCTGATGAGATCAAGGAAGTGCCGTCTCCCGGATGCAGGGTATTCAATGGTATCAGTGTGTATCTCGAACGTGAAGATGTTACTGCGTTTGTGTATGACTTACGAGTATTACGCCAGGTTGCCGGTGTAGTTGAAGAACATAGTTTACGCCGTGCGAATCTTATGAGATGTTTAGCGAAAGTGTTTGAGATAGTTTTCGCTATGCCGGAAGAATGTGATGAGCACCAGTGGCGTCCAAAACTTGCTTATGCCCGGGATGTTATGAAGCCTTTACTCACAGCGAAGAATGGCGATACCACGCCGTTTATCGGGCTGATAGGGCATTCGCATATAGATACCGCATGGTTATGGCCGATCTCAGAAACCTGGCGGAAATGCGCAAGAACGTTTTCGTCTGTATTAAACCTGATGGACCAGTACCCTGAGTTTATATTTCTTCAAACCGCGCCGTATCATGTTGCAGTGATGAAAGAACGGTATCCCAAAATATATGAGGCTATCCTCTCAAGAGTTAAGGAAGGGCGGTGGGAGCCTAACGGTGCAATGTGGGTTGAGCCGGATTGTAATATACCGTCAGGAGAAGCGTTTATCCGGCAGTTGTTGATTGGGCAAACCGCTACCCGCGAGATGTTTGGTTACACATCTGACACGCTGTGGCTGCCCGATGTGTTTGGCTATTCTGCTGCGTTACCCCAGATACTGCAGGGGTGTAACGTACACTATTTTTGTACCACAAAGATGAGTTGGAACGATACTACGCGGTTTCCTTATGACACTTTCAGGTGGAGAGGGATTGATGGATCAGAGGTTATCACGCATCTTAACCATTTGCATCACGGGGAAGGGTGTATCGAAGGATTATCAAAACGGTGGAATGAGGTACAGCATAAAGATGTGCAGGATAGGTACCTCGCGCCGGTTGGGCATGGTGACGGCGGAGGTGGGCCGGTAGCTGAAGATATAGAATTCGCGAGGCGGATCACCAACCTCGAAGGGTGTCCTAAGACTGGGTATACGACCCTGAGTAAGTTTATGAATGGCGTACGGGATGAACTAAAAGACTTACCGGCATGGTCCGGTGAGTTATACCTTGAGTTCCATAGAGGAACCCTTACGTCTATCTCGGAAGTAAAGAAAGGTAATCGCAAGGCGGAGATAGCGCTAAGGAATGCGGAGTTTGTGTGTACACTCGCACAACTGCGGGGAGTAAAGTATCCGAAGGAAGAACTTACGAAACTATGGAAGGCGTTGTTAGTAAACCAGTTCCATGACATTCTTCCCGGGTCGTCAATCGCAAAGGTTAATGATGAAGCGGTGGATGCGTTTAAGCAGATTATTCATTCAGCTGAAGGGTTGGCAGCACAGGCCATGCGTGTGTTGTCAAACACACAGGAAGGTGAAGATGATAGCGGGGAGAGTGTGTTAGTCCTCAATAGTTTAAGCTGGGTACGTCAGGGTGAACTTTGTATTACCACCGCGAAGGATGGTATGTATCCTGATGCTGATACCGTTAATGCGCAATGGGTTGAGGATATTGAAGGGAAGAAAAAGTTGGCTATCACAGGGCTTAACTTCCCGGCGTTAGGCGGGCGCGTTGTTACCTTCACAAAAAAGAGGGGTCAGGAGCAGTCGGTATTCAAAGTTGAGAATAACAAGGTTGAAACTCCCTATGCAACCATTACCTTTGACGGTATTGGAAGGATAACGTCGTTTATCGATAAGAAGTCAGGACGCGAGATTGTAAAACCCGGTGGTGCGTTGAATACGTTGTGGTTAGGCGAGGATATACCGGATACTTATGATAACTGGGATATTGACCGTGAACAACGTTTAAAAATGCAGGTACAGGATAAACTGGTCAAACGCGAAGTTGTATCAAACGGGCTTGTGCAGTTGAGGATACGCAGTGAGTATAAACTCGGGGATAATTCTGTGTTATTACAGGACATGGTATTCCACGCAGAGAGTGCACAGGTGGATTTCGAAACTCAGGTTGACTGGAAGGAAAAGCATAAACTTTTAAAAGCAGGGTTTGAACTTGATATCCTTGCTGATAATGCTAAGCATGAGATACAGTATGGGTACGTTGAACGCCCGGTACATGAGAACCTCCAGCAGGACCGCGCAAGGTTTGAAGTATGCTGCCATAAATGGGTAGACCTTTCGGAGACAGGATTTGGTATTGCAGTGATTAATGATTCAAAGTATGGCGTCAGTGTTTTGGGGAGTGACATAAGACTGAGCCTGTTGAAGTCCGGGCGTCGTCCTGACCCGCGGGGTGATGAAGGCCGGCATGTTTTTACATACGCACTGGTACCCCATGCATGCGCGTTCTCCGTAGAGTCTGTTATCCGCCCGGCGTATGAACTTAATGTTCCCGTAATTGAACAGCGGGTAACAACAAAATGTTCAGTTTTGTTTGATAGTATAGTTAAAGTAAAGCAAAATAATGTTATTTTAGAAAGTCTTAAACGTGCGGAGGATGGGGATGGGTTCATACTGAGATTATACGATGCGTTTAAAACAGGTGGGCTGGTGAATTTGAAGTTTAACATTCCGGTGAGTAGTGTGGTTGAGACAAATATGCTGGAAGAAAAGTGTGTGGAACATAAAGTATCGCCCGATGGGGAATTAAGTATTTACCTTAAACCGTTTGAGATTAAAACATTACGGTGGGGTTGTAAACCATAA
- a CDS encoding 4Fe-4S dicluster domain-containing protein, translating to MPFQKPKTFLEDYQYEIETHQLDVTPEEFKKIDELLEKMMDVKVESNTRAEDFRRAIKKEFGIDLGINVGTTSYLALPVGVAPATYSQTGLQVENIAKIGIPFVGLKTLVCESEKGDASCISESRGNVWNPDKEILDWPMFLTGERASKYKVDEYIEKVLLPATKVAEKYKLRFSPSMIGPEPLVTEKEGDRSGEWVNTTDKIAKSIKKYVEATGVDVEIGLDFPPYFVLFVDLGFNMKKVDEYFNFLVNSVVDTTVLCQKVIDKHGLGEKVKITPKLSAAMMDVMGTIAVKLQEKSVDKLARFICFNRELGDHVFPLSLETVPSGYSGPGHRWKSSRYLHLLSKNTGLKYEATFTGGVYTGKDVISVISSGNIGKVEIVSSFYTVGIRHTYKRIIGGLAAGLLHLSRTSKQKYGVEISSVDQLKNKANELRQPATEKRWKTDHVKYVAVINHSKCRACKQKTPGFHEEGQCQAMDLCPMFAYYPVREENGKIKYWEIDPKKCIGCGTCIPKNVAACPGEAISLKKV from the coding sequence ATGCCGTTCCAAAAACCTAAAACGTTCTTAGAGGATTATCAGTACGAGATTGAAACTCATCAGTTGGATGTTACTCCGGAAGAGTTTAAGAAAATTGATGAGCTCCTAGAGAAAATGATGGATGTAAAAGTTGAGTCAAATACCCGGGCGGAAGATTTCAGGCGTGCCATTAAGAAAGAGTTTGGGATTGATCTTGGGATTAATGTCGGGACTACGTCGTACCTCGCATTACCCGTTGGGGTTGCACCGGCAACGTATTCCCAAACCGGGTTGCAGGTTGAGAACATTGCAAAGATTGGGATCCCGTTTGTCGGGCTAAAAACTTTGGTGTGTGAATCCGAAAAAGGTGATGCTTCGTGTATCTCTGAGTCACGGGGTAATGTGTGGAATCCGGATAAAGAAATCCTTGACTGGCCGATGTTTCTTACCGGCGAGCGTGCAAGTAAGTATAAGGTTGATGAGTATATAGAAAAAGTGTTATTACCCGCAACGAAAGTGGCGGAGAAGTATAAACTACGGTTTTCACCGTCAATGATCGGGCCGGAACCGTTGGTAACAGAAAAAGAAGGTGACCGTTCAGGTGAGTGGGTGAATACCACTGATAAAATAGCGAAATCTATCAAGAAGTATGTAGAAGCTACCGGCGTGGATGTAGAAATCGGGCTGGACTTCCCTCCGTACTTCGTATTATTTGTTGACCTTGGGTTTAACATGAAAAAAGTGGATGAATATTTTAACTTTCTAGTAAATTCCGTGGTTGATACCACGGTGTTATGCCAAAAAGTAATTGATAAACACGGGCTTGGGGAGAAGGTTAAGATCACGCCAAAATTATCCGCTGCGATGATGGATGTCATGGGTACGATCGCGGTAAAACTTCAGGAGAAAAGCGTAGATAAGCTTGCACGGTTTATATGTTTTAACCGCGAGCTCGGGGATCATGTGTTCCCTCTGTCATTAGAAACAGTACCTTCGGGATACTCTGGCCCGGGGCATCGATGGAAAAGTTCGAGGTACCTGCATTTATTATCCAAAAACACGGGGTTAAAGTATGAAGCAACCTTTACCGGCGGGGTGTATACCGGTAAGGATGTTATCAGTGTTATCAGCAGCGGAAATATTGGGAAAGTAGAAATTGTGTCCTCATTCTATACTGTAGGTATAAGGCATACGTATAAACGTATCATCGGCGGGTTAGCGGCTGGGCTTCTGCACCTAAGCCGTACTTCAAAACAAAAGTATGGGGTTGAAATATCGTCAGTGGATCAGTTAAAGAATAAAGCGAATGAGTTACGCCAACCCGCAACGGAAAAACGGTGGAAAACTGATCATGTGAAATACGTTGCTGTGATTAACCATTCTAAATGCCGTGCGTGTAAGCAAAAAACACCGGGGTTCCATGAGGAAGGACAGTGCCAGGCGATGGACCTTTGCCCGATGTTCGCGTATTACCCTGTTCGCGAAGAAAACGGGA